Genomic DNA from Paenibacillus borealis:
AGACGGGGAACTATACGGCCAGCTGCTGCGGATCAACCATTTCGGCGCCAACGCCAGCCGGGAAGGCGTGGAGACAGCGGTACGCACGCTTGCCGGATTGCTGAAGCAGGATGCGGAACAGGCAGTTCAGGAAGTCCGCCAGGTATGGGGTGAAGCCCTATGATCCTCAAACAACCACAATTGCAGGCTTACAATGGCATCCATATCGCAGGTATTGAAGGGAAACGGTTCGATATAGAGATTCAGAATGGCCGGTTCACATCGGTTGCGGAAGCAGGATCTAAGCATGTTGAGACGGAAGAGCCCCAGCAGAAGCTATGGATCAGTCCGGGTATCATTGATCTGCATACGCATCTGGCCTGGACCGATTTCGATCATGCCGACCAGCTGAATCGGGACAGCCGGGAGGTTGAAGTGATGCAGGCAGAGGCCTTCGCAGCCACCTTGCGGACTGGTGTAACAACGGCGCGCGATGCCGGAGGCATTCTGCCAAGCACCATCCGGCATCTGGTGAAGTATTATCAGCAGCCGTTACGGGTGCAGACCAGCAGTGAAATGCTGGGTGCAGCGGATGCCAAGGGTGTTAAGCATCTGGAGCAGCGCCTGAATGAGATCTACGCTACCGGAGCAGGATGGATCAAAATTATGGCAACAGGCGGTCTTGGTGCACCTACCGAGAAGGTAACAGAGCCGAACTTCTCTGAGGAAGAGTTCGCCTTCATCGTCCGTCATGCGCACGCGAACCACAAGAAGGTTCTGGTACATACCTGGGGCGGCGTGACGATTGACTGGTCTATCCGGGCTGGAGTGGAATCCATAGAGCATGGGATGTTCCTTACCTGGGATCAGGCGGGCAGACTGGCCGAGTCCGGCGTAGCCTTCGTACCGACAACTTCGATCTACCGGATCGCTGCCGATCCCAAGGGGGTACTTGCACTGAATCCGGTCATCTGTGAACGGGCCGCCCGCGCTGCCGATGCTCATGCCACGGCAATTGGATATGCCAAGCGGGCAGGAATACGTCTTGGATTCGGTACGGATTATGCTACACCATCACTGCATGGTTATAACCTGCAGGAATTCGATACGCTGTTCGATTACGGCTTGAGCCGGGCAGAAGCGTGGAAGTCTGCTACGCAGGACGCAGCTGAGATCCTCGGAAGCGGACATGAGCTGGGGCGGATTGCCGAGGGCTACATTGCCGATGCGGTCATCTATGCTGCCGATCCGTATCAGGCACAGAATGCCGGGCAGCTGCGGAAGAGCATCATTTCGGTGGTTACAGGGGCGCAGGAATCGGATTTGCTCCAGATCAATTAATCGTACCCGGCAGGCATAGGACTGTCCCATTTAACCATTTCATGGTGTTGGGTCAGTCCTTTTTCACGTCTGTTTCTGAAAATAATCCTTGACCTGGAACGCATTACATAAATTATAGTTCAGAGGAACATTACACAAGGGGGCTGGGGATTCATGAGTCAGAACAGCAGAAAAATAGTCTTCATCGACATTGACGGAACACTTCTCACAGAGAATGGCATCGTACCGGAATCGGCGCAGCAGGCATGCAGACAGGCGCGGGAGAACGGGCATTTACTCTACCTGTGTACTGGCCGCTCGAAGGCTGAAATCTATGACTCGATCTGGAATATCGGCTTCGACGGCCTGATCGGAGCTGCAGGCGGGTATGTAGAGAGCGGCAATGAAATGCTTTATCACAAAAAGGTAACCCCGGAAGACGCCAAACATCTGATCGATTATTTCCACGCCAATGAGGTGGATTTCATTCTGGAATCCAACACCGCGCTATACGGGAGCCGCAACTTACAGCCGCATCTGGAACGCAGAATTTATGGTGATCTGCTGAATGATCCTGCAGCACAGGAGCGCAAACGGCTGACACCGCATCCATATATCGCAACACTGACGTATGGGAACGAAGAATTATATTTGGATGATGTCAACAAGATCTGCTTTCTTGAGAGCAGCCTGCCATTTGATCGGATTCAAGCGGATTTACAGGGCCGGTTCACAGCGCTCCAGAGTTCTATCCCCCTGTTTGGCGAGAATAGCGGGGAGCTGATGATTCCGGGTGTCCACAAGGCTTCGGCCATTGCCGATGTGCTGCAGCACCTGAACATTCCGCGTGAAGACAGCATGGCGCTCGGCGATGGGCTTAATGATCTGGAGATGCTGGAATATGTCCAGGTGGGGGTTGCGATGGGCAATGCCAGAGAGCAGCTCAAACAGATTGCCGATGATATCACAGACCACATTGAGGAAGACGGACTGTATAACTGCTTCCTGAAATACGGCCTGATCTCTGCTTGAAGAGACACTGAATTCGTACGGCCCGGGTTGATATCCGATAAAGCTCATGGTAAAATGCACTTAATTAAACGATTGGAGTTGAACAGTATAGTGTAGGATTCTCTTGCGATATATAAAACAATAAAACAGCTTTGAGCGTTATTTCGTGCGCGTGTTTTATTCTTTATATGCAAGAAGGGTCTGCATCTTTTCACTCAATCAATATATCCTTATTCAAGTCCGCCCGGGCTGAATTTGCTGTATTTATTTGAGCTGTAAGAAGATAACCTTCTTGCAGCTTTTATTATTTTATACAGGAGGATATTGTATGTCATTGATCAATGTGAGTAATCTGACGTTTGCCTATGAGGGCACTTACGATAATATTTTTGAACATGTGAATTTCCAGCTGGATACCGATTGGAAACTGGGCTTCACCGGGCGCAACGGCCGGGGCAAAACCACCTTTCTGAACCTGCTGCTTGGCAAATATGAATACAGCGGGACGATATCCGCACAAGTCAGCTTTGAATACTTCCCGTTTCCGGTTACGGACCCCACAAGTCAGACCCTGGATGTAATCAGTGAAATTGACCCGGAGTATGTACACTGGAAATTGATGCGGGAGCTGAACCTGCTGAAGGTAGCGGAGGATGTGCTGTACCGGCCTTTCAATTCATTGTCGAACGGGGAACAGACGAAGGTGCTGCTGGCGGCCCTTTTCATCAAGGAGAACAGCTTCCTGCTTATAGACGAGCCTACCAATCATCTGGATATGAAGGCCCGGCAACTGGTCAGCAACTATCTCAGCACCAAAAGCGGCTATATTCTGGTTTCGCATGACAGAGCTTTCCTGGACAACTGCGTAGACCATATCCTGTCCATCAACAAGACCAACATCGAGATCCAGAAGGGGAACTTCAGCAGCTGGTGGGAGAATAAGACGAGGCAGGATAACTTCGAGCTGGCGGAAGACGAGAAGCTGCGGCGGGACATCAGGCGTCTGTCGGATTCCTCTAAAAGAACAGGCGGCTGGGCCCATGAAGTGGAGAAATCCAAGAACGGCACCCGAAACTCCGGCTCCAAACTGGATAAAGGATACGTTGGCCACAAAGCCGCTAAAATGATGAAGCGTTCGAAATCCATCCAGCAGCGGCAGCAGACTGCCATCGACGAGAAGTCCAAGCTGCTCCGGAATATCGAAAGCTCGGACAGTCTGGAAATATCACAGCTGCCTTATCATAAGCAACAGCTGGTCCAGCTGGATGATGTTTCGATCTATTACAGGGAGAAAAGCGTTTGTTCAGCTGTGAGCTTCACGATTGAGCAGGGGGACCGGATAGCGCTCTCCGGCAGCAACGGCTCCGGTAAATCGAGTATTCTCCTACTGATCTGCGGGGAGAACATAAACTATACAGGCAGCTTGATTAAGGATAGCCAGCTTGCCATTTCTTATGTATCACAGGACACCTCGCATCTTAAGGGCAGTCTGAGCGAATATGCCAGAGAGCACGGGATTGACGAGAGCCTGTTCAAATCGATTCTGCGGAAGCTGGATTTCTCGCGGATTCAATTTGAGAAGGATCTGTCCACCTACAGCGGCGGCCAAAAGAAGAAAGTATTGATTGCCCGGAGCCTCAGCGAGAAGGTGCATCTGCATATCTGGGATGAGCCGCTTAACTTCATTGACGTGATCTCCCGGATGCAGATTGAAGCGCTGCTGATGGAACACACGCCGACGATCCTGTTTGTGGAGCACGACCGGGAATTCTGCGCGAATATTGCTACCAAAAACTATTACTTGGATTGAACGCCGTGATAATGTATTCCAGCCCAAATTCCGTCCGTTAAAGTGATATTGCTCACTTACTTATATAGGAAAATCAGGAATTATATAAAAAGGGGGATTAAGAGCGGGAGGACGGAATTTTGGAGCTGGAACTTAACGGGATTAACGCGGATTCACTAGTTCAAATGTTAAAAGCTTCGTTTACCTTGGAGAATTGGGAGGGTATTCTCCTGATCGCCGACAAACTGTATAGCGAGATTAATGCTATCTATAATGCCAATCAACGTGAACGGGCAGCCGCACAAAAAGTAACTTCATTTAACCTGCGACGTCCCGTAGTCTATTATTTCGGATACAGCATGTCTCTGAAAGGAATCGCGATGGAGAAGAAGGGCCGCTATGCTGAAGCGCGGGCCGCCATCGATAAATATTCAGATCTGAGCTGGATTGAAGGCATGGATGCAGCAGGCGTGGCAGAGGTAGAGTATTATCAGCAGATTGCAAAGGCTAACCGCTATGTGATTGATCTGAACGAGGGGAATACTGATATTATTCCTGATTATATAGCCTTCTTGCGGATTAACGAACAGGAATTACTATTGGGTCTGATTAGTATTCTTAAAGCTGCAATTAACTTTAAATATAACGTCGATGAGATTCTTAACGAATTCCAAGAGAAAATGTCGGCAATGGCAGTGTATTATGAGACCCAAAGAATTGTACGTTATTATAACGATTATATCTATCTTAAGGCGAAATACTATTCCATAATTGGGAAAACCTATGATTCAATTAACACTCTATTACTGTCTCTGACATCATCTGTTAAACTTAATGATAATACAGGATTCAGAAAGTCCGTAGCGCTTTTTGAGAACCTGCGAGCCGAGTCAACCGCAAGTCAGCTTGGTGAGTACAAGCTCTTAATGCAACAATTGCTTGCTTGAATAAGGAAGGCTTTCTTGATGAAAAGGTGTTTATGCTTACGATGATCATGGTTGCTGTTGTGAGGACCAATGTCGCAGTAGAAAGTGCCGCCGGATAATCAACGAGTACACCTTCCGCCGTAAATTCTAGCTTCGTACCCCTAAGCTATGGTGTAGATCTTTAGCATCTACCTGTACACCCTTTAAGATGGACAAGCCTCTGCGAGCTGCAGGGGCTTTTTTTGCGTTCTCAATTAGCAAAATAAAATGCAGGCAATAATTTAGTAAGCGCTTTAAATATCCAATCAGAGCAATAGATAACCAACCGCTGTTATATAGGCAGGCTTCGCGCTTCACCTTATGATAGAACTATCAAGGGGGGATGCACATTGTACGCTAAGTTCTACAAGTACCGCTGGCAATATTTAATGATCCTGCCGGGAGTCCTGCTGCTGCTGCTGTTCAGCTACATACCGATGGCGGGGATTCAGGTTGCCTTCCGTGATTTCCAGCTGGGGACCTCGATCTGGAACAGCTCTTGGGTGGGACTCGGCAACTTCACTTTCCTGCAGGACCCCCAGTTTTTGACGGTGGTCCAAAATACGCTGTATATATCGGTACTGAAATTCATCTTCGGATTCCCGGCACCGATTCTGCTGGCGTTGCTGATTAATGAAGTGACCCGGCCGGTATTTAAGCGTTTCGTGCAATCTGTCAGTTATCTGCCGCATTTTTTCTCATGGATTGTAGTCGCTTACATTCTGCAGTCTTTCCTGACTCTCGATGGCGGGCTGGTCAATCAGATCATCGGAAAGGCGGGCGGTGAACCGGTATTCTTTCTCGGTTCAACAGAGTGGTTCCGTCCTATGGTCATTCTAAGCAGCTTATGGAAAGAGACCGGGTGGAACACAATTCTCTATCTGGCCGCAATCACGACGATTGATCCTCAACTATACGAATCCGCCAAGGTGGAAGGTGCCGGGAAGCTGGCTCAGATCCGGCATATTACCATTCCCGGTATTCTGCCGACAATCTCCATCGTGCTGATTCTGAGTATTCCCAGCCTGATTACGGTAGGGATGGATCAGATATACCCGCTGATGAATTCAGCCAATCAAGGGGTGGCGGATGTGCTCGATACGTACATTATCCGCA
This window encodes:
- a CDS encoding ABC transporter permease; the protein is MYAKFYKYRWQYLMILPGVLLLLLFSYIPMAGIQVAFRDFQLGTSIWNSSWVGLGNFTFLQDPQFLTVVQNTLYISVLKFIFGFPAPILLALLINEVTRPVFKRFVQSVSYLPHFFSWIVVAYILQSFLTLDGGLVNQIIGKAGGEPVFFLGSTEWFRPMVILSSLWKETGWNTILYLAAITTIDPQLYESAKVEGAGKLAQIRHITIPGILPTISIVLILSIPSLITVGMDQIYPLMNSANQGVADVLDTYIIRNGLQQGYFGMATAVGLLSSLISLILVVSTNQLSRKINGEGLW
- a CDS encoding Cof-type HAD-IIB family hydrolase encodes the protein MSQNSRKIVFIDIDGTLLTENGIVPESAQQACRQARENGHLLYLCTGRSKAEIYDSIWNIGFDGLIGAAGGYVESGNEMLYHKKVTPEDAKHLIDYFHANEVDFILESNTALYGSRNLQPHLERRIYGDLLNDPAAQERKRLTPHPYIATLTYGNEELYLDDVNKICFLESSLPFDRIQADLQGRFTALQSSIPLFGENSGELMIPGVHKASAIADVLQHLNIPREDSMALGDGLNDLEMLEYVQVGVAMGNAREQLKQIADDITDHIEEDGLYNCFLKYGLISA
- a CDS encoding Lsa family ABC-F type ribosomal protection protein, which produces MSLINVSNLTFAYEGTYDNIFEHVNFQLDTDWKLGFTGRNGRGKTTFLNLLLGKYEYSGTISAQVSFEYFPFPVTDPTSQTLDVISEIDPEYVHWKLMRELNLLKVAEDVLYRPFNSLSNGEQTKVLLAALFIKENSFLLIDEPTNHLDMKARQLVSNYLSTKSGYILVSHDRAFLDNCVDHILSINKTNIEIQKGNFSSWWENKTRQDNFELAEDEKLRRDIRRLSDSSKRTGGWAHEVEKSKNGTRNSGSKLDKGYVGHKAAKMMKRSKSIQQRQQTAIDEKSKLLRNIESSDSLEISQLPYHKQQLVQLDDVSIYYREKSVCSAVSFTIEQGDRIALSGSNGSGKSSILLLICGENINYTGSLIKDSQLAISYVSQDTSHLKGSLSEYAREHGIDESLFKSILRKLDFSRIQFEKDLSTYSGGQKKKVLIARSLSEKVHLHIWDEPLNFIDVISRMQIEALLMEHTPTILFVEHDREFCANIATKNYYLD
- a CDS encoding amidohydrolase family protein — translated: MILKQPQLQAYNGIHIAGIEGKRFDIEIQNGRFTSVAEAGSKHVETEEPQQKLWISPGIIDLHTHLAWTDFDHADQLNRDSREVEVMQAEAFAATLRTGVTTARDAGGILPSTIRHLVKYYQQPLRVQTSSEMLGAADAKGVKHLEQRLNEIYATGAGWIKIMATGGLGAPTEKVTEPNFSEEEFAFIVRHAHANHKKVLVHTWGGVTIDWSIRAGVESIEHGMFLTWDQAGRLAESGVAFVPTTSIYRIAADPKGVLALNPVICERAARAADAHATAIGYAKRAGIRLGFGTDYATPSLHGYNLQEFDTLFDYGLSRAEAWKSATQDAAEILGSGHELGRIAEGYIADAVIYAADPYQAQNAGQLRKSIISVVTGAQESDLLQIN